From a single Tachypleus tridentatus isolate NWPU-2018 chromosome 6, ASM421037v1, whole genome shotgun sequence genomic region:
- the LOC143252311 gene encoding uncharacterized protein LOC143252311, whose translation MSETQFPENDLPKFLTDTNILTILQMSDSAFPTGGFTHSLGCEAALQCGYITNKDNFRVFVISCLENAGSFSLPFVREAHKLYLDYNALLKLDRLYNVYLVNHVARRASLQQGRSLLSTCCRTFLITHLDALQKYIDDGSVRGHQAVIFGAICGVLKIPVSEVLYMFMFGMLRTLVASMVRLGKIVGSLEGQRFQYELQRIIPDIVARNVDKSPEDACISFPMPDIIQNFHDKLFSRLFYS comes from the exons ATGAGTGAAACACAGTTCCCTGAAAATGACCTTCCCAAGTTCTTGACAGATACAAATATCCTCACAATACTTCAGATGTCTGATAGCG CATTTCCAACAGGGGGATTCACACACAGTTTAGGCTGTGAAGCAGCTCTTCAGTGTGGTTACATCACAAACAAGG ATAACTTCAGAGTTTTTGTCATCAGTTGTCTGGAAAATGcag GTTCCTTCTCTCTGCCTTTTGTTCGTGAAGCTCATAAGTTGTACCTAGATTACAATGCGCTTCTAAAATTAGATCGGTTGTACAATGTTTATTTGGTGAATCATGTAGCCAGGCGAGCTAGTCTACAGCAG GGAAGGTCACTGCTGTCCACATGTTGTAGGACATTCCTCATCACTCATTTAGATGCACTACAGAAATACATTGATGATGGGTCTGTACGAGGTCACcag GCCGTGATTTTTGGGGCTATTTGTGGGGTGCTTAAAATTCCTGTTTCTGAAGTGCTTTACATGTTCATGTTTGGTATGTTACGAACTCTTGTGGCCAGCATGGTACGCCTTGGGAAAATTGTTGGTTCTTTAGAG gGTCAAAGATTTCAATATGAGTTGCAGAGAATTATTCCTGATATTGTTGCAAG gaaTGTTGACAAAAGCCCTGAAGATGCCTGCATAAGTTTCCCCATGCCTGATATTATTCAAAATTTCCATGACAAACTGTTCTCACGTCTTTTTTACTCCTAA